A part of Flavobacteriaceae bacterium GSB9 genomic DNA contains:
- a CDS encoding leucine--tRNA ligase, whose product MNYNFNEIEAKWQKYWAENQTFKAENNSDKPKYYVLDMFPYPSGAGLHVGHPLGYIASDIYARYKRHQGFNVLHPQGYDSFGLPAEQYAIQTGQHPAITTADNIKTYRRQLDQIGFSFDWSREVRTSDPSYYKWTQWIFIQLFNSWYNYKSDKAEDISELIKLFEVEGNANVNAACDDDVEFFTASDWNIFDDVKKQEILLQYRLTYLAETEVNWCPALGTVLANDEIVNGVSERGGHPVVRKKMTQWSMRISAYAERLLQGLEKIDWTDSLKESQRNWIGKSVGATVTFNVKNHDEVIEVFTTRPDTIFGVSFMTLAPEHDLVSKITTSEQKAEVEAYIEATAKRSERERMADVKTITGAFTGAYAEHPFTKEPIPIWIGDYVLAGYGTGAVMSVPSGDQRDYDFAKHFNIPIPNIFEGVDISKEAFADKENTIIANSDFLNGLNHKKATKRVIFELEKLGQGQGKTNYRLRDAVFSRQRYWGEPFPVYYVNGMPQMIDEQHLPIKLPEVEKYLPTETGEPPLGNATVWAWDTEKNDVVSNDLIDHKTVFPLELNTMPGWAGSSWYFNRYMDANNNESFASPEALNYWKDVDLYIGGSEHATGHLLYSRFWQKFLFDKGQVPVDEFAKKLINQGMILGTSAFIYRVDLGSFGFEVKGDDIKGQLNKFNVFVSLGKLDSLKNSTNELIDFNNFIRDEFQEVNLDKGKLVHVNIDLNKVHPIHVKVKYVNSSDELDIRGLKADEEFGEDYQEAIFIGETGKNIKNDNDIYKVGREVEKMSKSKYNVVNPDEICQQYGADSLRLYEMFLGPLEQYKPWNTAGITGVHSFLKKLWKLYVGDNGLKVTDAEPSKDSLKTLHKTIKKVQEDIENFSFNTSVSTFMIAVNELTSQKCTSKDILEPLLVLISPYAPHIAEELWSQLGHNESISTAKFPKFDESHLVESSKNYPISFNGKMRFTLELPLDMSKEDIEKTVLANEKTLDQLQGRTPKKVIVVPGKIVNIVG is encoded by the coding sequence ATGAATTACAATTTCAACGAAATAGAAGCCAAGTGGCAAAAGTATTGGGCCGAAAACCAAACATTCAAAGCCGAAAATAATAGCGATAAACCTAAGTATTATGTACTGGATATGTTTCCATACCCCAGTGGTGCGGGGTTGCATGTGGGGCATCCGTTAGGGTATATTGCTTCTGATATTTATGCGCGCTACAAACGCCACCAAGGCTTTAACGTATTGCACCCACAAGGCTACGACAGTTTTGGTTTGCCTGCCGAGCAATATGCTATTCAAACGGGACAGCACCCAGCCATTACAACGGCCGATAATATAAAAACCTACCGCCGCCAGTTGGACCAAATTGGTTTTTCTTTCGATTGGAGTCGTGAAGTTCGTACATCAGACCCGAGCTATTATAAGTGGACACAGTGGATTTTTATCCAATTGTTCAACTCGTGGTATAATTATAAAAGCGATAAGGCTGAAGATATTTCAGAACTTATAAAGTTATTTGAAGTTGAAGGTAATGCTAACGTCAATGCGGCTTGCGATGACGATGTGGAATTTTTTACCGCATCGGATTGGAATATTTTCGACGATGTTAAAAAACAAGAAATACTACTCCAATACCGTTTAACCTACTTGGCGGAAACCGAAGTAAACTGGTGCCCCGCACTAGGAACGGTTTTAGCAAACGATGAAATTGTTAACGGTGTGTCTGAGCGTGGTGGCCACCCTGTAGTGCGTAAAAAAATGACCCAATGGAGCATGCGTATTTCGGCTTATGCCGAGCGCTTGTTGCAAGGTTTGGAAAAAATAGATTGGACCGATTCGTTAAAGGAAAGTCAACGCAACTGGATTGGGAAATCGGTTGGTGCTACTGTAACTTTTAATGTAAAAAATCACGATGAAGTGATTGAAGTGTTCACTACGCGTCCGGATACTATTTTCGGTGTGAGTTTTATGACTCTGGCACCAGAACACGACTTAGTATCTAAAATTACAACGTCCGAACAAAAAGCCGAAGTTGAAGCCTACATTGAAGCGACCGCAAAACGCAGTGAACGTGAGCGTATGGCAGATGTAAAAACTATTACAGGTGCCTTTACAGGGGCTTATGCCGAGCATCCGTTTACTAAAGAACCAATTCCGATTTGGATTGGCGATTACGTATTGGCGGGCTACGGTACCGGAGCGGTAATGAGTGTGCCTAGTGGCGACCAACGTGATTACGATTTTGCAAAACATTTCAACATCCCAATTCCTAATATTTTTGAGGGTGTCGATATTTCAAAAGAAGCTTTTGCCGATAAAGAAAATACCATTATTGCCAATAGTGATTTCCTTAATGGGCTCAACCATAAAAAAGCCACCAAGCGTGTTATTTTCGAATTGGAAAAATTAGGACAAGGCCAAGGAAAAACCAATTATCGCTTGCGCGATGCTGTTTTTAGCCGCCAACGTTACTGGGGGGAGCCATTTCCAGTGTACTATGTAAATGGCATGCCACAAATGATTGATGAGCAACATTTGCCGATTAAATTGCCCGAGGTTGAAAAATATTTACCTACCGAAACGGGCGAACCACCATTAGGCAACGCCACCGTTTGGGCTTGGGATACGGAGAAAAACGACGTCGTTTCGAACGATTTGATAGACCATAAAACCGTGTTTCCGTTAGAGTTGAACACCATGCCGGGTTGGGCGGGTAGTTCATGGTATTTTAACCGTTACATGGATGCCAATAACAACGAATCGTTTGCAAGCCCAGAGGCTTTAAACTACTGGAAAGATGTCGATTTATACATTGGCGGTAGCGAGCACGCCACAGGGCATTTGCTATACTCGCGATTTTGGCAAAAATTCTTGTTCGATAAAGGTCAAGTACCTGTTGATGAGTTTGCCAAAAAACTGATTAACCAAGGGATGATTTTGGGGACGAGTGCTTTTATTTATAGAGTTGATTTAGGAAGTTTTGGTTTTGAAGTCAAAGGAGATGATATAAAGGGGCAATTAAATAAATTTAATGTTTTTGTTTCATTAGGAAAATTAGATTCCTTAAAGAATTCGACGAATGAGCTGATAGATTTCAATAACTTTATAAGGGATGAATTTCAAGAGGTTAATTTAGATAAGGGTAAGTTAGTCCATGTAAATATTGATTTAAATAAAGTTCACCCAATCCATGTTAAGGTGAAGTATGTTAATTCTTCTGACGAATTGGATATTAGAGGCTTAAAGGCTGATGAAGAGTTTGGTGAAGATTATCAAGAAGCTATTTTTATAGGAGAGACTGGGAAAAATATAAAAAACGATAATGATATTTATAAAGTTGGCCGCGAAGTTGAAAAAATGTCCAAATCTAAATACAACGTGGTTAACCCCGATGAAATATGTCAACAATACGGCGCCGATAGTTTGCGTCTTTACGAAATGTTCCTTGGGCCTTTAGAGCAATACAAACCTTGGAATACGGCTGGTATAACGGGTGTGCATTCGTTTCTTAAAAAACTTTGGAAATTATATGTGGGCGACAATGGACTAAAAGTTACCGATGCCGAGCCAAGTAAAGACAGCTTAAAAACCTTGCACAAAACCATTAAAAAGGTTCAGGAAGATATCGAGAATTTTTCATTCAATACCTCAGTTTCTACTTTTATGATTGCGGTAAACGAATTAACATCTCAAAAGTGTACTTCAAAAGACATTTTAGAACCTCTGTTGGTTTTGATTTCTCCGTATGCGCCGCATATAGCCGAAGAGCTATGGAGCCAGTTGGGGCACAACGAGAGTATTTCAACCGCAAAATTCCCAAAATTTGATGAAAGCCATTTGGTGGAGAGTAGTAAAAACTACCCGATCTCCTTCAACGGTAAAATGCGTTTTACGTTAGAGTTGCCTTTAGACATGAGCAAAGAAGACATCGAAAAAACGGTATTGGCCAACGAAAAAACACTAGACCAATTGCAGGGCAGAACACCCAAGAAAGTTATTGTAGTTCCTGGTAAAATTGTGAATATTGTTGGGTAA
- a CDS encoding SemiSWEET transporter, with product MLGNYIEIIGFIAAVLTTAAFLPQVYKTWKTKDVSSLSLPMLLMFFIGVLAWLIYGFLTHSPSMIFANSITIVSAFLLIYFKIAYGKF from the coding sequence TTGTTGGGTAATTATATAGAAATTATTGGTTTTATAGCTGCGGTATTAACTACCGCGGCTTTTTTGCCTCAGGTTTACAAAACTTGGAAAACCAAAGATGTTTCGTCGCTATCCTTACCCATGCTTTTAATGTTTTTTATTGGGGTTTTAGCATGGTTAATTTATGGGTTTTTAACTCACAGTCCGTCTATGATTTTCGCCAACAGTATCACTATTGTTTCGGCATTTCTACTTATTTATTTTAAGATTGCTTACGGTAAATTTTAG